AACAGCAATTGGCATTGCGCCGCATATTGTTGCTCCTGTTGTCTGCACATAATTGCTAAAGCCTTTTGCGTCAAGGGTTTTAATGAATTCAAAGGCGCCAAGATCAAGCTTTTTCTGGCTTTCCGCAACATCTTTTGTGAACGGAACAAAGCCGTAATCAGGGCCGTAATGCGTGAAATCAGAGGAAATTATCAATGCAACCTTTTTATTTGAGTCCATGATAGTTTCTTTGAGGTCCAGAGCCAGTTTTTTAAGGTCTATGTCATGGCTTATGACAATTGGAAGAATCTTGATCTTATCTTCGAATCTTTTGTTGACAAACTGCAGAAAAGGAAGCTGTACTTCAAGGCAGTGCTCGCTTTCATGCGCAGCTTCGTTGACTTCAAGATCGCTTTTATTGAGCAGGCTTTTGGCAAAATTCTGGTCAATCCTTACCAAGCCAAGAGGAGTTTCTATGCTTTCAAGAGAAATGCCTGAACCATATCCGGAATGGCTTGGGCCTAGCAGAAGGTAAAGATCAGGAATTTCTGCCTCTCCGATCTCCTTGTAAGCCCATGCAGCGCAGGCTCCGGAATACGTGTAGCCCGCATGAGGAGCTATAATCGCTTTTACAAAGCCGCTTCTCCTGCTTATTGGCAGCGTTCCAGGACCGAATTTTGACAGAAAACAGTCCTTTAGCTGCCTTTCTAATGCAAAATTGTTCGCTTCATAAAATTGCCCTGCAAAAACAGCTTTCCTGGTCATATCGTTGATCACGGCTCTTTAGTATTTATATTTTTTCTTTTAAAAAACGACATTATCAGGAAAATAAAAAATAACAGTAACAAAAATACAAGGAACCAGCCGATTAATTTTTTTACAAAATCTCCCTCTTTGGGTGATTCGCCAAGCGCCAGGGCTTTTGTTTTGTTTAATGAATTATTTGAATTGGATGTTGTGTTTGAAATGTTGGCTGTTGAGTTGATGTTCCTGCTGGTGTTTGTTGCATTTGTCAGATTAATAAGCGTTGCATTTATTATTATGGTCTTATTTTCCGCCTTTGCAGCCAATGGCGTTGTTATGTTTCTGGTCTCGCTTATTACAAGGCTCTCTCCATAGAATCCAGAATAATATGCCTTTACACTTATGAAATTTGAAATATTCAGCTCTTCAAGGCTGAAATTTTTCCTGAATATGCTGAAATAGTATCCTGGCTCGATCATGTCAATGCTGAAATTATAACTGTTGCTGCTGAAAATAACAGAGGCATTTACATTTTTAAATGACAGCTTTGACTCGTTGTTTACAAGGCCGACTTCAGCATAAGTTTCATTAGTCTGGTTTTTTATCCGGTATATCACATTTAACTTTCTTGAAGAGACATTTAACTGGACTGCCTTTTCATTGATTGTCTGCGTAAAGCCGATCTTGAAAATGCCTTTTTCTTTTATTTCCTGCACGCCGCTTTTTATTGCGCGGAATATGATGTAAAACTGCTTTGCAGCGCTGTTGACAGCCAAAATGCCCTTCCAGCTGTTTCCGGACAAAAGAGGGGATTTTTCTAAAATTTCAATCCCGCCCGGCATGCTTAATGAAAAATCAACATCAATATCCCTCTCAGGGTCAATATTTGTCAAGTTTATGCTTAGATTCACTATGCCGCCGACATCCATGCTCTTGTTGTAGCCATTCAGCTGGTTTTTTATTTCAAGGTAATAATCTTTTACCCTTAAGCTGGCAGTTTTGGGAATGCTGATATTGCTTACTCCATCGCTATAATTCAGAACAGCAATGGCAGAGATCGTATCCGGCTGCAATGCCAGCAGCTCGAGAGAGCAGCCTGCTTTTTGATAGCTCAGCAGGCTTCCCTTCCATTCCACATAATCCCCTTTAAAATCGCAGCCCTGGATGTTCATTATTTTTACTGAAGAAGGAAAAGAGGCAGTGTAAACTATGTTTTCTGCTGATCTTGTTCCGTTGTTAAGGAATGTTGCATTAACAATGGACGTGCTGCCAACCTCAATCTCACTTTTGCTCAATCCTAATTTAAAATCAATATTTGCGACTTCAACAGAAATTACAATATGCGCTTCGTCATATTCTGTATAAGTTCCGTAGCTGCTCGGCCTGTGCGAGTCATAATAGCCGAAACGCGTTCCTGTGAAGCTTACAGTCATGCCGCCTTTTGTTTCACTCTGGATCTGCCTGACTATG
This genomic stretch from Candidatus Woesearchaeota archaeon harbors:
- the amrB gene encoding AmmeMemoRadiSam system protein B — its product is MTRKAVFAGQFYEANNFALERQLKDCFLSKFGPGTLPISRRSGFVKAIIAPHAGYTYSGACAAWAYKEIGEAEIPDLYLLLGPSHSGYGSGISLESIETPLGLVRIDQNFAKSLLNKSDLEVNEAAHESEHCLEVQLPFLQFVNKRFEDKIKILPIVISHDIDLKKLALDLKETIMDSNKKVALIISSDFTHYGPDYGFVPFTKDVAESQKKLDLGAFEFIKTLDAKGFSNYVQTTGATICGAMPIAVLLGCLKQAKPELLRYYTSGDVVGDYRNSVGYMSVLFK